One stretch of Miscanthus floridulus cultivar M001 chromosome 18, ASM1932011v1, whole genome shotgun sequence DNA includes these proteins:
- the LOC136521839 gene encoding probable receptor-like protein kinase At2g21480 — MTRRGTLPPALLLLLLAAALVATTTTVSGQGRPVTDSGAETPPTPSSFTPKDSFLIDCGGTAPVTADGKSYKTDAQANHLLSANDAIRVAAADKADVPSPLYATARVFKEEAVYSFPLTVPGWHFIRIYLFPIKGGDVDLASATFSVVTDDNVLLHSFTPENKPVMKEYVINATENHLALKFQPLKGSAAFVNAIEVVNAPDELITDSALAVAPLGEITGLVHDAYQVLYRINVGGPAIGPANDTLGRRWETDAAYVQTKEAVKDVSVPTSTIKFPDGTSRLVAPTLVYASAAKMADADVGSPNFNLTWKVDVDPSFSYLVRLFFADIVSKATNDLYFDVYISGRKAVSGLDLSTVTVGELAAPYYKDFVVNSSSLEGADGKGKLSVQVGPMGQDTGRIDALLNGMEVLKMSNSVGSLDGEFGVDGRKADDGSGGRKAVAAVGFAMMFGAFAGLGAMVVKWYKRPQDWERRESFSSWLLPIHTGQSFTASGKGGYGSHKSGNTFSSTMGLGRFFSFAEIQAATGNWDEKNIIGVGGFGNVYVGEIDDGTKVAVKRGSAESEQGINEFNTEIQMLSKLRHRHLVSLIGYCDENQEMILVYEYMHNGVFRDHIYGNEGVTPLPWKQRLEICIGAARGLHYLHTGTAQGIIHRDVKTTNILLDDNFVAKVSDFGLSKDGPGMNQLHVSTAVKGSFGYLDPEYFRCQQLTDKSDVYSFGVVLLEALCARPPIDPQLPREQVSLAEWGMQWKRKGLIEKIMDPKLAGTVNPESLAKFAETAEKCLAEFGSDRISMGDVLWNLEYALQLQDANPPEGAQQDGEDGAAAEGGGGGAVVPAASASGGGVPDSSTTAAGELFQQLADMKGR, encoded by the coding sequence ATGACGCGCCGCGGGACGCTCCCGCCGGCGCTGCTTCTGCTTCTGCTAGCCGCGGCGCTGGTGGCGACAACAACCACTGTGTCCGGGCAGGGCCGGCCCGTGACCGACAGCGGCGCGGAGACGCCTCCCACGCCGTCCAGCTTCACGCCCAAGGACAGCTTCCTGATCGACTGCGGCGGGACGGCGCCCGTGACCGCCGACGGCAAGTCGTACAAGACGGACGCGCAGGCCAACCACCTCCTCTCCGCCAACGATGCCatccgcgtcgccgccgccgacaAGGCCGACGTGCCGTCGCCGCTGTACGCCACCGCGCGGGTCTTCAAGGAGGAGGCCGTCTACAGCTTCCCGCTCACCGTGCCGGGGTGGCACTTCATCCGCATCTACCTCTTCCCGATCAAGGGCGGCGACGTGGACCTCGCGTCGGCCACCTTCAGCGTCGTCACCGACGACAACGTCCTGCTGCACAGCTTCACCCCGGAGAACAAGCCGGTGATGAAGGAGTACGTGATCAACGCCACCGAGAACCACCTCGCGCTCAAGTTCCAGCCGCTCAAGGGCTCCGCCGCCTTCGTGAACGCCATCGAGGTGGTGAACGCGCCCGACGAGCTCATCACTGACTCGGCGCTGGCCGTCGCGCCGCTGGGCGAGATCACCGGCCTCGTGCACGACGCGTACCAGGTCCTGTACCGGATCAACGTCGGCGGCCCCGCCATCGGCCCCGCCAATGACACGCTGGGCCGGCGGTGGGAGACCGACGCGGCGTACGTGCAGACCAAGGAGGCGGTGAAGGACGTGTCGGTGCCCACCAGCACCATCAAGTTCCCCGACGGGACGTCCCGGCTGGTGGCGCCGACGCTGGTGTACGCGAGCGCCGCCAAGATGGCGGACGCCGACGTGGGGAGCCCCAACTTCAACCTGACGTGGAAGGTGGACGTGGACCCGTCCTTCAGCTACCTGGTCCGCCTCTTCTTCGCCGACATCGTGAGCAAGGCCACCAACGACCTCTACTTCGACGTGTACATCAGCGGGCGCAAGGCCGTGTCCGGGCTGGACCTGTCCACGGTGACCGTCGGCGAGCTGGCGGCGCCCTACTACAAGGACTTCGTGGTGAACTCGTCGTCGCTGGAGGGCGCGGACGGCAAGGGGAAGCTGAGCGTCCAGGTCGGGCCCATGGGGCAGGACACGGGGCGGATCGACGCGCTGCTCAACGGCATGGAGGTGCTCAAGATGAGCAACTCCGTGGGCAGCCTGGACGGCGAGTTCGGCGTGGACGGGCGGAAGGCCGACGACGGGAGCGGCGGGCGCAAGGCGGTGGCGGCCGTCGGGTTCGCCATGATGTTCGGCGCGTTCGCGGGGCTGGGCGCCATGGTGGTGAAGTGGTACAAGCGGCCGCAGGACTGGGAGCGGCGGGAGAGCTTCTCGTCGTGGCTGCTCCCCATCCACACGGGCCAGTCCTTCACCGCCAGCGGCAAGGGCGGGTACGGGTCCCACAAGAGCGGCAACACCTTCTCCTCCACCATGGGCCTGGGGCGGTTCTTCTCGTTCGCCGAGATCCAGGCCGCCACCGGGAACTGGGACGAGAAGAACATCATCGGCGTGGGCGGGTTCGGCAACGTGTACGTCGGCGAGATCGACGACGGCACCAAGGTGGCGGTGAAGCGCGGGAGCGCCGAGTCGGAGCAGGGCATCAACGAGTTCAACACGGAGATCCAGATGCTGTCCAAGCTGCGGCACCGCCACCTGGTGTCCCTCATCGGCTACTGCGACGAGAACCAGGAGATGATCCTGGTGTACGAGTACATGCACAACGGCGTGTTCCGGGACCACATCTACGGCAACGAAGGGGTGACGCCGCTGCCGTGGAAGCAGCGGCTGGAGATCTGCATCGGCGCCGCCAGGGGCCTGCACTACCTGCACACGGGCACGGCGCAGGGGATCATCCACCGCGACGTCAAGACCACCAACATCCTGCTGGACGACAACTTCGTGGCCAAGGTGTCGGACTTCGGGCTGTCCAAGGACGGGCCCGGCATGAACCAGCTCCACGTCAGCACCGCCGTGAAGGGCAGCTTCGGGTACCTGGACCCGGAGTACTTCCGGTGCCAGCAGCTGACGGACAAGTCGGACGTCTACTCCTTCGGCGTGGTACTGCTGGAGGCGCTGTGCGCGCGGCCGCCCATCGACCCGCAGCTGCCCCGGGAGCAGGTCAGCCTGGCGGAGTGGGGCATGCAGTGGAAGCGCAAGGGCCTCATCGAGAAGATCATGGACCCCAAGCTCGCCGGCACCGTCAACCCGGAGTCGCTCGCCAAGTTCGCCGAGACCGCCGAGAAGTGCCTCGCCGAGTTCGGCAGCGACCGCATCTCCATGGGCGACGTGCTGTGGAACCTCGAGTAcgcgctgcagctgcaggacgccaACCCGCCCGAGGGCGCGCAGCAGGACGGGGAGGACGGCGCCGCGGccgagggcggcggcggaggcgccgTCGTCCCCGCGGCCAGCGCCTCGGGCGGCGGCGTGCCCGACtcgtccaccaccgccgccggggAGCTCTTCCAGCAGCTCGCCGACATGAAGGGGAGGTGA
- the LOC136521840 gene encoding protein pxr1-like, which yields MENGGGTMRRFPATEWVMCSTCSVFVCRRRRRAEVVEVVKEAEKMRGLMKAVLLHGPLQEREPVEATKEQWKVLQKRRMIMMETKKCPTCSGSLLEACPTSSMEEGSEFMVVLPSEGGMERKKIATKDEAMVADARSEQKLKQSREEGKRSRSGLEEKKAKSEDKEGSGSKKKKAKRSSEMEGSGLKEAKMNGSELKEAAKIEDTIKSDGVDRKTKTEIFRYKKALVDRSAPCQVSMGGGIGCRK from the exons ATGGAGAACGGGGGTGGGACGATGCGGAGGTTTCCAGCCACGGAGTGGGTCATGTGTTCCACGTGCTCCGTTTTTGTGTGCAGGAGGAGGCGTAGAGccgaggtggtggaggtggtgaagGAAGCCGAGAAGATGCGGGGCTTGATGAAGGCGGTCCTGCTGCACGGGCCCCTCCAGGAGAGAGAGCCCGTTGAGGCGACGAAGGAGCAGTGGAAGGTTCTGCAGAAGAGGAGGATGATTATGATGGAGACCAAGAAGTGCCCGACTTGCTCCGGTTCGCTGTTAGAGGCGTGCCCGACTAGCTCGATGGAGGAGGGCAGCGAGTTCATGGTTGTCCTTCCGTCGGAGGGCGGGATGGAGAGGAAGAAGATTGCGACAAAGGACGAGGCGATGGTGGCAGATGCCAGATCGGAGCAGAAGTTGAAGCAATCGAGGGAGGAGGGCAAGAGATCTAGAAGCGGATTGGAGGAGAAGAAGGCGAAGAGCGAGGATAAGGAAGGCAGCGGatcaaagaagaagaaggctaAGAGATCGAGCGAG ATGGAGGGCAGTGGATTGAAGGAGGCGAAGATGAATGGCAGCGAATTGAAGGAGGCGGCGAAGATTGAGGACACCATCAAATCGGACGGCGTAGATAGGAAGACTAAGACGGAGATTTTTAGGTACAAGAAGGCCTTAGTTGATCGATCAGCCCCCTGTCAAGTCTCAATGGGAGGTGGAATCGGCTGTCGGAAATAG